The proteins below come from a single Falco rusticolus isolate bFalRus1 chromosome 8, bFalRus1.pri, whole genome shotgun sequence genomic window:
- the HK3 gene encoding hexokinase-3 isoform X4 translates to MLQVVKGRMLQAMHKGLSRQTHAQANVRMLPTYICSTPDGTEKGDLLVVELCQSHVRIMWVTLLGDGNQSPQVMYKIFSMPGDIMQGKGEALFDFIAQCVRQFLAGISSPQHRLPLGFVFPFSCRHTRLDKAELISWSKGFSCSDVEGKDIVQLLQSAINKQELYHVDVVALMNDTVGTMMTCSMAGKPCEVALVVGTGTNSCFMAMAQQVEMAEETSGQMCVSTEWGCFGDDGTLSDILTPYDQCVDEESSNPGEKRFEKLVSSLYLGEIVRHVLTALAAEKALFIGSNVAVLRTKGVLKIQQVLEIIDNEEGMAEARRALEALGLRPSERDCCRVQQICQAVVSRAATLCAAGLAAILSHMCQSQELKRLVVNVGVDSELYRGHTRFGEILQSVTELLAPECMATLLPSIDGTGWGAAMVTAVALRLAAQRHEVDQVLAPLRLSRADLQRVQALMRQEMELGLGWESNANASVRMLPTYVCGTPNGTERGEFLVLDLGGTNFRVLLVRMAKDGIHMASKIYVIPTTITQGTGEVLFDHIIECIMDFQLKHNLTEQVLPLGFTFSFPCQQLGLDKAVLLSWTKGFSASGCVGQDVVQLLQEAAQRKQHLGLKVVAVVNDTVGTMMSCGYDDPKCEIGLIVGTGTNACYMEEMQNVGAVEGEQGRMCINMEWGAFGDNGCLDDIFTDFDRLVDEKTINAGKQRFEKLISGMYLGEIVRHILLALVEKQLLFRGKPCPKLQIKGIFQTKFLSAIEIDGLALRQVRAILQDLELQASLEDSVLVREVCQTVSLRAAQLCAAGLAAVVEKMRENRGLAQLAVTVGVDGTLYKMHPW, encoded by the exons atgctgcaggtgGTGAAGGGCCGCATGCTGCAGGCCATGCACAAGGGGCTGAGCCGCCAGACGCACGCACAGGCCAACGTGCGGATGCTGCCCACTTATATCTGCTCCACACCCGATGGCACCG AGAAAGGCGACTTGCTGGTGGTGGAGCTGTGCCAGAGCCACGTCCGGATCATGTGGGTGACCCTCTTGGGCGACGGGAACCAGAGCCCCCAAGTGATGTACAAGATCTTCAGCATGCCAGGGGACATCATGCAGGGCAAGGGGGAAGCG CTCTTCGACTTCATTGCACAATGTGTGCGTCAGTTCCTGGCTGGCATCAGCAGCCCGCAGCATCGCCTTCCCTTGGGCTTTGTCTTCCCCTTCAGCTGCAGGCACACACGGCTGGACAAG gcagagctcatCTCCTGGTCCAAGGGCTTCAGCTGCAGTGATGTGGAGGGGAAGGACATTGTGCAGTTGCTGCAGTCGGCCATCAACAAGCAGGag CTCTACCACGTGGACGTTGTTGCCCTGATGAATGACACTGTGGGCACCATGATGACCTGCAGCATGGCAGGGAAACCCTGTGAGGTCGCCTTGGTTGTGG GCACAGGCACCAACAGCTGCTTCATGGCCATGGCACAGCAGGTGGAGATGGCAGAGGAGACTAGCGGGCAGATGTGTGTCAGCACCGAGTGGGGCTGCTTTGGGGATGATGGCACCCTAAGTGACATCCTGACCCCCTATGACCAGTGTGTGGATGAGGAATCTTCCAACCCCGGGGAGAAGAG ATTTGAGAAGCTGGTGAGTAGCCTGTACCTAGGGGAGATCGTCCGGCATGTGCTGactgccctggctgctgagaAAGCGCTCTTCATTGGGAGCAACGTTGCTGTCCTGAGGACCAAGGGTGTGCTCAAGATACAGCAGGTCCTAGAGATCATTGA CAATGAGGAAGGCATGGCTGAGGCTAGGAGGGCTCTGGAGGCTCTGGGGCTACGGCCGAGCGAGCGGGATTGCTGCCGGGTGCAGCAGATCTGCCAGGCGGTGGTGAGCCGTGCCGCCACGCTCTGCGCCGCCGGGCTGGCTGCCATCCTCAGCCACATGTGCCAGAGCCAGGAGCTGAAGCGGCTGGTGGTCAACGTGGGGGTGGACAGTGAATTGTACCGGGGCCACACCAG ATTTGGGGAGATCCTGCAGAGTgtgacagagctgctggctcctgagTGCATGGCCACTCTTCTGCCCTCAATCGATGGGACTGGGTGGGGGGCAGCCATGGTGACAGCAGTGGCTTTGCGCCTGGCAGCCCAGCGCCATGAGGTGGACCAGGTACTGGCCCCGCTGCGGCTCAGCCGTGCTGACCTGCAGCGTGTCCAGGCACTGATGAGGCAAGAAatggagctggggctgggctgggagagcaACGCCAATGCCTCTGTCCGCATGCTGCCCACCTACGTCTGCGGCACACCCAATGGCACCG AGCGAGGTGAATTCCTGGTGTTGGACCTGGGGGGGACCAATTTCCGAGTGCTGCTGGTGCGCATGGCGAAGGATGGCATCCACATGGCCAGCAAGATCTACGTCATCCCAACTACCATCACGCAGGGCACTGGCGAGGTG CTCTTCGACCACATCATCGAGTGCATCATGGACTTCCAGCTGAAGCACAACCTGACAGAGCAGGTCCTGCCACTTGGCTTtaccttctccttcccctgccagcagctgggccTGGATAAG GCAGTGCTACTGAGCTGGACCAAAGGTTTCAGCGCCTCGGGCTGCGTGGGGCAGGATGTggtccagctgctgcaggaggctgctcaGCGCAAACAG CACTTAGGGCTGAAGGTGGTAGCTGTGGTCAACGACACGGTGGGAACCATGATGTCCTGTGGCTATGATGACCCCAAATGTGAAATTGGCCTCATCGTGG ggacagggaccaACGCCTGTTACATGGAGGAGATGCAGAACGTGGGCGCAgtggagggggagcagggccGCATGTGCATCAACATGGAGTGGGGGGCCTTTGGGGACAACGGCTGCCTGGATGACATCTTCACTGACTTCGACCGGCTGGTGGATGAGAAAACCATCAACGCAGGCAAGCAGAG GTTCGAGAAGCTCATCAGTGGCATGTACCTGGGCGAGATCGTGCGCCACATCCTGCTGGCACTGGTGGAGAAACAGCTCCTGTTCCGTGGCAAGCCCTGCCCCAAGCTCCAGATCAAGGGCATCTTCCAGACCAAGTTCCTCTCTGCCATCGAGAT CGATGGGCTGGCCCTGCGGCAGGTACGGGCCATCCTGCAGGACCTGGAACTCCAGGCCAGCTTGGAGGACAGCGTGCTGGTGCGGGAGGTGTGCCAGACAGTGTCCCTGCGGgcagcccagctctgtgctgctggcctggctgccGTGGTGGAGAAGATGCGGGAGAACCGGGGCCTGGCCCAGCTGGCTGTCACTGTGGGGGTGGATGGCACCTTGTACAAGATGCACCCGTGGTGA